The Caldisericota bacterium genome contains the following window.
GCTTGCCCACATTAGTGGCAAGATGAGGCTTCATTTTATTAGAATATTGCCAGGAGACAGAGTAAGACTTGAGTTCACACCTTACGATCTTTCTTCTGCAAGAATTGTTTACAGATTGTAGGAAAGGAGTATAAAAAGATGAAAATAAGAGCATCAGTGAAAAAAATGTGTCCAAAATGTAAAGTTGTTAAGAGAAAGGGTAAAATAGCGGTGATATGTGAGAATCCAAAGCATAAACAACGGCAAAAATAGGAGGCTGGACTGTGGCAAGAATTAGTGGCGTTGATTTACCAAAAGATAAAAGAATTGATATTGCGCTTTTCCATATATATGGTGTAGGAAAGCACAACGCGAAAGATGTTTTATTAAAAGCAAAAGTTCCTTTGAAGAAAGTAAAAGATCTCACTTCAGAGGAAATTACAGCAATTGAAAGAGTTATTAAAACTAACTATATGGTTGAAGGAGATCTAAGAAAACTGGTTGCTACTAATATTAAAAAGCTGATGGAAATTAATTGTTACAGAGGAATGAGACATAAAAGAGGTTTGCCTGT
Protein-coding sequences here:
- the infA gene encoding translation initiation factor IF-1 translates to MNKKQVIGTEGVVVETLPGTRFKVKLANGKIVLAHISGKMRLHFIRILPGDRVRLEFTPYDLSSARIVYRL
- the rpmJ gene encoding 50S ribosomal protein L36 — encoded protein: MKIRASVKKMCPKCKVVKRKGKIAVICENPKHKQRQK
- the rpsM gene encoding 30S ribosomal protein S13 — protein: MARISGVDLPKDKRIDIALFHIYGVGKHNAKDVLLKAKVPLKKVKDLTSEEITAIERVIKTNYMVEGDLRKLVATNIKKLMEINCYRGMRHKRGLPVRGQRTRTNARTRKGTKKTIGSKRKGA